Proteins encoded by one window of Haematobia irritans isolate KBUSLIRL chromosome 2, ASM5000362v1, whole genome shotgun sequence:
- the LOC142224731 gene encoding uncharacterized protein LOC142224731 → MRFFCRTHPAHRRDCSYADQRLSSSEIRATKSRLIVLAQKVNYGNEYKDLMDRSSLGTGSSLVSLNPFLDEMGVMRMHGRLSRSPILSYSERHPIILPYGCRFTKLLVEFVHLISIHGGNQLMLRILRIEYWIPRVRNLIRSVIHRCKPCLLEKKRVCSQVMAPLSPERTVLDRPFTTTGVDYAGPFEMKSFTGRYCRITKGYVCVFVCFATRAIHLEAVSDLSTASFLASFHRFVARRGCPATIFSDNGTNFVRASRELERNFRDFIKGRSDVVSSTFSHQGLSWRFIPAGAPHVGGLWEAGMKSFKLHFRRQVGNIRFTFEEFSVLARIEACLNSRPLCPQSDNPQELDALTPGHFLIGAPLLAPAEPVITEQPLSLVNRFRKVQALAQQFCVRWKEEYLKNLHMRYKWKFPQRDVMVNDQVVIHHEQSSRIGTPGRRWSYSRRGCTYGEWRCKATYS, encoded by the coding sequence ATGAGATTCTTTTGTCGGACGCATCCCGCTCATAGGCGTGATTGTAGCTATGCGGATCAACGTTTATCATCGTCTGAGATTAGGGCAACTAAAAGTCGCTTGATAGTGCTTGCTCAAAAAGTGAATTATGGTAATGAATATAAGGACTTGATGGATAGGTCTTCGTTAGGTACTGGCAGTTCACTTGTTTCTTTGAACCCGTTCCTTGATGAAATGGGTGTTATGCGGATGCATGGTCGTTTGAGCCGCTCGCCTATTCTCTCGTATTCAGAGCGGCATCCCATAATTTTGCCCTATGGTTGTCGATTCACGAAACTTTTGGTGGAATTCGTTCATTTGATTTCCATTCATGGAGGAAATCAGTTGATGTTGCGCATTCTTCGTATAGAATACTGGATACCTCGTGTGAGAAATCTTATTCGATCGGTTATACATAGGTGTAAACCCtgtcttttggagaagaaaCGCGTTTGTAGTCAGGTGATGGCTCCTCTTTCTCCGGAAAGAACTGTTCTCGACAGACCTTTTACTACGACTGGCGTAGACTATGCAGGCCCCTTTGAGATGAAGTCGTTCACCGGACGTTATTGTCGCATAACTAAAGGTTATGTTTGCGTTTTCGTGTGTTTTGCTACTAGGGCGATTCATTTGGAAGCGGTTTCCGACTTGTCGACTGCCAGCTTTCTAGCGTCATTTCATCGGTTTGTTGCTCGTAGGGGTTGTCCTGCAACCATTTTCTCGGACAATGGGACGAATTTTGTCCGTGCGTCTCGGGAGCTTGAACGAAATTTCCGGGATTTCATTAAGGGAAGAAGTGATGTCGTGTCCTCTACGTTTTCACACCAGGGCCTATCGTGGCGATTTATCCCAGCTGGTGCGCCTCATGTGGGAGGCCTTTGGGAAGCTGGGATGAAGAGTTTTAAGTTGCATTTCAGAAGGCAAGTAGGGAATATTCGTTTCACGTTTGAAGAGTTTTCGGTGTTGGCTCGTATTGAGGCTTGTTTGAATTCAAGACCTCTGTGTCCCCAATCGGATAATCCGCAGGAGCTTGACGCTTTGACACCGGGTCATTTTCTTATAGGTGCCCCTCTACTCGCCCCTGCGGAGCCAGTTATAACCGAACAGCCTCTTTCGTTGGTGAATCGGTTTCGTAAGGTACAGGCTCTTGCACAACAGTTTTGTGTTCGTTGGAAAGAGGAATATTTGAAGAATCTGCATATGAGATATAAATGGAAATTTCCTCAGCGCGATGTTATGGTAAATGATCAAGTAGTTATTCATCATGAACAGTCGAGTCGTATCGGTACACCCGGGCGTAGGTGGTCATATTCGCGTCGCGGATGTACTTACGGAGAATGGCGTTGTAAGGCGACCTATAGCTAA